Part of the Henckelia pumila isolate YLH828 chromosome 2, ASM3356847v2, whole genome shotgun sequence genome is shown below.
ccatgttgagtccctactctaaatggaccacaaacatctgtatggatcaaatccaacagattctgactacgctcaggtttccccttaaaaggagatttagtcatttttccttttaggcaggattcacaagtaggtagagagttgatatcagacatatcaaacatgccctctcccactagcttgttcatcctccttgaggaaatatgacctagcctagcatgccaaaggtttgccgggttttgactatcgattttccttttgtttgttgtcgccggtttgtcaatacaattcactggaacgtcttttagttttaaattgtatagatcgttttcaagttgtccatttccaattaaacattcattcttgtaaatattgcaaatcccattcacaaaattacaagaataaccatctctatcaagcatagaaatagaaataatgtttttaattaaatctggcacaaataaaacatctctcaacaataatttaaaaccattctgcaaaatcaaacaaacatctccaatggccgtagcttcaactctggaaccattcccgagcctcagctgggtctcacccattctaagcctgcgacttcttgtcatcacctgcaaatcattgcaaatgtgagatccacatccggtatccaatacccaagaagttgtattaagtgacatgtttatttcgatatagaacataccctttgcagttcctaactgctcaagatactccttgcagttgcgcttccaatgacccggcttcttgcagtaatggcaaacatctttggattttccattgtttgaagcctttgtcttttgcttcttctcgggttccactttcttgggtggggcagaacgtttcttgcccttcatacttggccctttcttagcagaagatgaggagcccaccaagaaagctggcttatccttcttaagtgtggattcatatgtaacgagcatattgaccatctcttcaagggtggcctctatcttgttcatattaaaatttatcacgaatccatcaaatgaagaaggaagagatagaagcagcaagtccacattgagttcatgctccaacaccaaatcaagggtcgctaacttctgtatgagccaaatcactcgtaccccatgatcacggaccgaagtcccttcacgcatgcggcacgtcatcaactccttaacagtagagaacctttcagccctcgactgagccccaaaaagttccttgagttgcgcgtgaatgtcagcagcattcaccgtgtcctcaaatcgcctctggagttcatcagacatcgaggcttgcatatagcatttggtcttgatgtcatggtcccaccatgcatcaagcttggccaattcctccggactaacatcagctggtgcttccttcggaggtgctttctctaacacatagagcattttctccgaagttaagacaatcttcaacttccggaaccattccgtatagttggcgccagtcagcttgttttgttcgaggatcgagaataaaggatttcgtgaattcattgtatgaaatactgaaaaggaaaacagacatatatcaatgattgtttaacaatttactaagacataaaataggcgaatttaattttatgaatctcactcccactattttaacgatttcaccaccctctagtgaaaacgggaaactttttccttagtgagaacatggagtccaattgacaaacttatggtcccgaataatatcagccaaccataattctcaaaaggtagagcccaattgcttccaaagcaacccccatgtatttacctcatgtccaataagggcccaataatatgacgccgtttaaagtgacatgtcaagatgacccatcaatattaagttgtgatggacggtcgccatgtggatcccccaataatatgagccgatcccatgggagttccacccaacttacaacatttgtcgatccaatgtacagctttccgacggacgggcccccccaataatatgagccggaccgtatccgcgggtagcatcacatacattgaccgttgatggaaggtaggaacatttaaacaatatttaaatttcctttatttatcttgatataaattttaaatcatatttaaaatgagggattttatttataaaaatatttgtctcatcatatttaatttattgcatgcattgccggattcacgcaatttatgtctaaacatgcatacaatcataatatcacatattatataggatgatcgattccatttctaattgacccgtggttgccaatcacgggtcttagtccaatcctaggtaatatgcagtatgcaaatgcaatcctattacatatgcttcaattttacatttcttcagtcttcattgtctgctgggcccaccatcttcaaatcttgatctcccactaaatctaatgtatttacaataaataacaatgacaagtaggggatacatttttagggggtgggaacgggctataaaccaagcccacttttattacatatgacattcatatcgggccataaaccaggcccattaataaaaccaacaataataaagacaaaatgtaaattcctaacatacacctacaaaattggtcatggcaatcgatcatccttatccaataacatttaattcaaaattaatttattggataacatgctgtggcaattcaaatttaaacaagataaaatcatattttatatataaaatctcatttcacatataaaatcatattttatctctatatcaaataaaatcatattttatctataaaatccaattttacaaataaaatcatattttacttaatatatcataagatcatatcttatcatcaattgtaccaaaataattgatttcaaaattcaatttacggataaaatattaaaattttccaaaaattcaaatttatccaaaatcaattttaaaatttacggactcgaacaattcgatccgaaatctcgtgaaccaatcaaaaacaatttttgaccggaccaaaaataaaattttaaatattaaaattaatttttaaataaaaatataatttttcccgcgggccgcccgggacactcccgggccggcccgcacccgaggcgcgggccgggggcagcccggctgcccccttagggcagcgcctggcgccgcccctgggcggcgccgtgcgctgccctgggcggcgccgagcgccgcccctgggcagcgccgagcgctgccctgggcggcgccgtgcgccccctttgggcggcgccgtgcgccgcccggggcagcaacaattgctgccccaccgggcagcgatccaatcgctgcccgggttttgccccgaaaaaattttttttatttaaaatatttattttgtttcaaaaaccgagactcaaaaattttttacaattgattaatttaatcgtttgatctgagcaacctggctctgataccactgttggaaaaactggcagtcagatcaatcacgattgatacccggtgcagcggaagtttaaaaattttgttatggaacaattccatagtgtgggtatcaaccgttcaacgattaaattattgtgtgtgtaaaattcaaataacaattaattaaattttacctccaatctcgcaacgagattaatggacaccaacagatttgatctgctcttgttgtctctccctggaaccgatgaactccttcaatcaggtccacgaacagaggtttaatccctctgatagattgcactagaaaatctatcagaagttttctgcgaagagaataaacgaatctgattcgctattccagactgcaattcaaaatcacagaccggaaaatctcgggcagagggggaggggtcggccgaacagagagagagagctagggttcgaaaattttctctgtctcaaaaattatgacctgttgtatgtaatttctgtactgaaataacttatttataatgcaggccactaacaccttagggcccattagtcataagctggggcccgacaagcaaagcccgctcgttcagaaattaatataaaattcatcgtgactccgattgatgaactgatttcaccaatgtgcacagaaactatttctgcacattttaaagtcaaaataaattttcctgaatccgaattcagtggtttccaaaaaatgtccatccctatgtcattttagaaaatcctactcccttactcttatttaagaagtccaactccttagttcattaaatttaactctttaaatttaactatctcaacggggattaaaactccattacactgtgtgaccctcaatggttcagggatacagctagccgtgggctcacaactccttgtgactcggaacaacactttccgacttgcccaacgaatcatggtaaagcgcctagcaacatcgccccatgattccctaggtatcactgatagtgcctacaagaaccagtagattttggttagcgtacagtacggtcccttcatccatatatcccgatcgaatcaacaaccattggtatatcgagagtcgctcaagattcgataactatgcaatacatcttgaagatcaaattagtgacatcgcatgtgctactaagaaaccatttcttaaatcacatcaattactctggccagagatttatcacactaatatctcctcagatcgcataggatatccacactcgcaagtatgtggtgaatccttgacaacaatgcattgactcctatatgtgtcgtaactgtacccaatctcgacacctgatgacccccatagagtcggtaaacgagtcaaagcacagcactagcatatagagtctccatgatgtttcaagtcgtaaggactaatggtgtacaaccaaaaccgcggacttaatccactcgataagtgataaccacttggaaagtccggatagggtagttcgattattcatcctatgaatatccatttgcatgcttcgaacatctccatgttccctaccaatgaaacgtggtactccgcatcgcaaatgctagtctcaaactcgagcgatccttatccttattatcggacggctcaatcgactaggaacggttttagaacatacagtgactataagatgtatttcatgatagacatctccatgttctaccacatcttacatacactatagtatattcaaggtctttatcaaaacaacaatagtatatcacaatataacaatatgaagtaatataaagtcattgccataaaagtgtaaataatattaaacaaaagattgtttatacaaagagtcatcaaagcccatagccacacagttggctcactgggcacccactcttacatggatatgatgactggtaatgtttctccttctccaagaaagaCATACTTAAGATGTTTAGGAAGCGTCTTCAGTTCAAcaactggtgcctgcaaaacagatgaaAGGCGCCGAGTATTAGAAATTGGTAAAGATAAATAAGaaacattacctgactgaggtagctcaggagcACTGTTCAGAATGTTCTCAATCTCTTTCACTTCTTCgctgaatccaattccatcatcctgctgaatgggtgcaacaatagccacctctagctcatcttttcctgcatgctcacaataatcttgtgccaagtaatccataatatcaatagaaaatacacaatcatcactgtcaggaaatatcatggcatcataaatattgaatttcacaacctctccatcaaattccatagtgagtgtgccactgtgcacatcaattttagtcatagATGTTTTCAAGAACGGTCTGCCTAATAGAATAGGACTATTGTGATCACTGTTTTCCATGTCAAGCACATAAAAATATGCAGAAAATACTAAGTTATtcacttgcactaacacatcttctactattcccctagggtatgcattagacctatcagctaattgtATGAAAATTCTAGTTTTATTCAAAGgatcaagtttcaaggatgcataaattgagtatggcataacattgattgatgcttctagatctaacatggccttctcaagtctaacattttctatagtgcatgggatagaaaacatacctggatccttgcatttggcAGGTAATTTCCTTTGGATCActgcagatacattctcacATAACTCCACTTTTTGACATCCCTTCAGTGTTTGCTTCCTCTTTGTTGTgcacaattccttcaaaaactttgcgtatcgaggtacctgcttaatagcatctagcaatggaatgttcacctcacatctacgaaaattttcataaagtttctttatcccttcatcttttcataaacttacctcttggcgcttcttccTTCGATGCTTCTCCATCATTCGCCTTCGGTTCTTCTTGTAGCTTCTCCTTGGGCGAAACATCAACTTCTTTCTCCTTAATCTTCAACTCCTTCTCATTCCTTAGAGTAATGGCACTTGCGTTCTCTCTTGGGTTTGGAATTGTTTGGGATGGCAAAGCATTCGAATGCTGTGCTTCCAACTTATTGATTgcggtggcgagctgtcccatctgggtgTTCAAGTTCTGGATACTTGCTCTTATTTCCTGTTGAAAATTTATagtattagtagcaagatccttaacaatattttcgagaaactcacctggCGCTGGGATCTAAGGACGCTGCTGCTGTTGAGGATATggtggcctataagcttgattgtgcggtggtgcttAAGGTCCAGGTTGATTTTCCTGAGGGTTTTCATAtctcagatttggatgatcctttcAATCAGGATTGTAGGTGTTGGAATATGGATCATACTTTCgatgtggtggtccaggaaatccgtcAGTAGCATTAACTTGTTCGACCGATTCCTCTTGAAGagtaggacacatatcagtggcgTGTCCCATTGCAGCGCATATaccacatgcctttgcagtctgtccattccctacagccatttgacgcacaagagacgtaaATTCAATCAATTAttgctcaagggaagagacatttacctcattgTTTTTCCTTGGTGCATGATCAttcctgttggtgccaaattgttgagaattgacagtcatattctctatcagaTTCCTCGCTTGAactggagttttatccacaaaaactcctccactggccgcatctagcatactcctgtcatgaggcaacaaaccttcatagaaaaattgaattaattgattttcacttatctgatgttgcggacagctatcaataagctttttgaaccgctcccagtattcatgaagTGATTCCCCTGTGTATTGCTTTatcccatagatttccttcctgATGTTAACGGCTCTTGAAGCTGGGAAGTACTTCTCCAGAAAAATTCTTTTCATCTCAGTCCAAGTCGTGATGGATCCAGAGGGTAAATAAtacagccaatccttagcagcactcttcaaagagaaaggaaaggccctcAGTTGGATTTGCTCCTCtatcactccatggggtttcatattTGTGCAAAgtacatggaattccatcaagtgcttgttagggtcctcacctgcaagaccatga
Proteins encoded:
- the LOC140877824 gene encoding uncharacterized protein; the encoded protein is MKPHGVIEEQIQLRAFPFSLKSAAKDWLYYLPSGSITTWTEMKRIFLEKYFPASRAVNIRKEIYGIKQYTGESLHEYWERNDHAPRKNNETAKACGICAAMGHATDMCPTLQEESVEQVNATDGFPGPPHRKYDPYSNTYNPD